One stretch of Arachis hypogaea cultivar Tifrunner chromosome 20, arahy.Tifrunner.gnm2.J5K5, whole genome shotgun sequence DNA includes these proteins:
- the LOC112782891 gene encoding mitochondrial import receptor subunit TOM20 — MDLQQNEFDQLLLYEHARKTAEAGYAKNPLDADNLTRWGGALLELSQFQTLPEAKKMIEDAVSKLEEALVVNPKKHGTLWSLGKAHTSQAFLIPDRDEAKVYFDKGAEYFQQAVDEDPSNEQYLKSLEVAAKAPELHVEIHKHSGFAQQQSTGATGATGASTSAGTKIQQLLREEKFDFGATMGSGSGGPGSGLPSHSHGSYASSSSMRKRRKNDEETCFCGLKTLIKKSGTSQNSNRLFHTCPRYRKGSHCNFFKWVEENEHVVVVEGPKGVLKTDVEVEIDYENWKVKLAWRISSLEAEVRVLKMLMCFMFAGLIMVILVGALLCMSYMYR, encoded by the exons ATGGATTTGCAGCAGAACGAGTTCGATCAGCTTTTGCTCTACGAGCACGCCCGTAAAACCGCCGAAGCCGGATACGCCAAGAACCCTCTCGATGCCGAC AACTTGACAAGATGGGGCGGAGCTTTGTTAGAGTTGTCACAATTTCAGACTTTACCCGAAGCTAAGAAAATGATCGAAG ATGCTGTTTCGAAACTGGAGGAGGCTCTTGTGGTTAATCCCAAGAAGCATGGTACTCTTTGGTCCCTTGGAAAAGCTCACACCTCTCAAGCATTCTTAATTCCTGACCGTGATGAGGCGAAAGTTTATTTCGATAAGGGAGCTGAGTACTTCCAGCAAGCTGTTGATGAG GATCCTAGCAATGAACAATACCTCAAATCATTGGAAGTGGCTGCCAAG GCTCCTGAGCTGCATGTAGAAATCCATAAGCATAGTGGCTTTGCTCAGCAGCAGTCAACTGGAGCAACTGGAGCAACTGGAGCTTCTACTTCTGCTGGTACTAAG ATCCAGCAGCTGTTGAGGGAGGAGAAATTCGATTTCGGCGCCACGATGGGGAGCGGAAGTGGAGGTCCCGGTAGTGGGTTGCCGTCGCACTCACATGGTAGCTATGCTTCGAGCTCATCCAtgcgaaaaagaaggaaaaacgaTGAGGAAACCTGTTTCTGCGGTTTAAAAACTTTGATTAAGAAATCTGGGACATCACAGAATTCAAATAGGTTGTTTCATACTTGTCCAAGATACCGG AAGGGGAGCCACTGCAATTTTTTTAAATGGGTTGAGGAAAATGAACATGTAGTTGTTGTAGAAGGTCCAAAGGGGGTCCTAAAAACTGATGTAGAAGTGGAGATTGATTATGAAAATTGGAAGGTTAAATTAGCATGGAGAATAAGTAGTTTAGAAGCAGAAGTCAGAGTACTCAAAATGTTAATGTGTTTCATGTTCGCTGGTCTGATAATGGTCATCTTAGTAGGAGCTTTACTTTGCATGTCATATATGTACAGGTAG
- the LOC112783930 gene encoding proteasome subunit alpha type-3, translating into MSSIGTGYDLSVTTFSPDGRVFQIEYAAKAVDNSGTVIGIKCKDGIVLGVEKLIASKMMLPGSNRRIHSVHRHSGMAVAGLAADGRQIVARTKSEATNYDSVYGEPIPVKELAERVASYVHLCTLYWWLRPFGCGVILGGYDRDGPQLYMVEPSGVSYRYFGAAIGKGRQAAKTEIEKLKLTDMTCRQGVIEVAKIIYGVHDEAKDKDFELEMSWVCDESNRQHQKVPDGLLEEAKAAAKAALEEMDAD; encoded by the exons ATGAGCAGCATCGGAACAGGTTACGATCTATCGGTCACTACTTTCTCACCTGATGGCCGCGTTTTCCAGATCGAGTACGCCGCCAAGGCCGTCGACAATAGCGG GACTGTTATAGGGATCAAATGCAAGGATGGCATTGTGTTG GGCGTGGAGAAACTTATTGCTTCGAAAATGATGTTACCGGGTTCTAATCGGAGAATACACTCAGTTCATCGCCACTCTGGCATG GCTGTGGCAGGGTTAGCAGCTGACGGTAGGCAAATTGTTGCGAGGACCAAGTCTGAAGCAACTAACTATGACAG TGTGTATGGAGAACCTATTCCTGTTAAGGAACTTGCTGAACGCGTGGCTAGTTATGTGCACCTTTGCACACTGTACTGGTGGCTCAG ACCTTTTGGATGTGGCGTCATACTAGGAGGTTATGACAGAGATGGACCACAATTGTACATGGTTGAACCTTCTGGTGTTTCCTAT AGATATTTTGGTGCTGCAATTGGGAAAGGCAGGCAGGCTGCAAAAAC AGAGATTGAGAAGCTAAAGCTTACTGATATGACTTGCCGTCAAGGGGTTATTGAAGTAGCCAAGAT TATTTATGGAGTTCATGATGAGGCAAAGGATAAAGACTTTGAACTTGAAATGAGTTGGGTGTGTGATGAATCAAATCGCCAACATCAAAAG GTCCCCGATGGGCTTctagaagaagctaaggcagcaGCCAAAGCTGCTCTTGAAGAAATGGATGCTGATTAG
- the LOC112782652 gene encoding uncharacterized protein: MTKFRKLGRPTGHRMSMLRTMVSQLIKHERIETTVAKAKEVRRLADNMVQLGKEGSLCAARRAGAFVRGDDVLHKLFTELSYRYKDREGGYTRVLRTRIRVGDAAPLAYIEFVDRENELRQSKPPTPQPPQRAAIDPWTRSRLTRQFAPPKEEKPDSGL; encoded by the exons ATGACTAAGTTCCGGAAACTAGGTCGACCCACGGGTCATCGAATGTCCATGCTCAGAACCATGGTCTCCCAGCTCATCAAGCACGAGCGCATCGAAACCACTGTTGCCAAG GCTAAAGAGGTTCGCAGACTCGCTGATAACATGGTTCAGCTTGGCAAGGAG GGTTCTCTGTGTGCTGCAAGGCGCGCTGGTGCTTTTGTGAGAGGAGATGATGTCCTTCACAAACTCTTTACTGAACTCTCTTATCGTTACAA GGATAGAGAAGGTGGATACACCAGAGTTCTAAGGACTCGAATTCGAGTTGGTGATGCTGCGCCGCTGGCCTATATCGA GTTTGTTGACCGGGAAAATGAGCTTAGACAGTCGAAGCCGCCAACACCACAACCACCACAGAGAGCCGCAATTGACCCCTGGACCAGATCTCGTCTCACTAGGCAGTTTGCACCTCCTAAAGAGGAAAAACCAGACTCTGGATTATGA
- the LOC112786542 gene encoding putative disease resistance RPP13-like protein 1: MAAEAVLSSVLSVVFDRMSSPEVVNWIKGKKLTQKLIERLKTNLYAVQAFLIDAEQKQIKERPVKDWLDSLKHAMYLADDLLDEVFTKAATQKDPGTFLSRFLNLQDRDVANRMEEVIDRIESLVIQKDTLGLREIPKENMSWRITTSLVETSDVCGREEDKEAIVKLLLDDNGDDDTGGHSDVSVIPIVGMGGIGKTTLAQLVYQDDKVKENFDFQAWICVSEEFDVFKVTKTIIEAITSSFCSLTDLNLLQHDLKEKLSRKKFFVVLDDVWSESYEDWDKLLKPFRNGVKGSKILITTRSKRVASVVQTVSPYELSLLSEEDCWLVFSKHARLSTGSMENPTLKKVGRDLVKKCDGLPLAAQSLGGLLRGNSDIKYWNHLLKSEIWELSDDKIKVVPALRISYYYLPSNLKECFVYCSLYPKDYEFSKDELILLWMAENFLQPAGKKTPEEVGDEYFDELIARSFFQPHKIHENKFVMHDLVHDLAMIFAGEFYFRAEELENAVELDIKTRRLSHNAKGNYPISKLLGVCDRIKHTRTFLGLNLNSQIPFNMENAPCILLSKLKYLRALSFNCFPLESLPDSIGELIHLRYLDLSWTYIMTLPDTLCNLYNLQTLKLVGCRKLKTLPVSMKDLTNLRYLDISGTGLHEMPEGMSKLTSLQVLSKYVVGKREGNKINELGALANLHQTIFIDKLENVVNSSEALEARMFDKDGIECLFLEWSPDEYENTVDSQIERDILEKLQPHSNLKQLQIWGYRGTTFPDWLGHCSYHNITQITLGGFFPGYFKNCCMLPSLGQLPSLKHLEISKFERLAIVGDEFYRNYESCLETPFPMLETLRFYSMSCWEEWRSLEFNAFPRLRELIIWDCPMLRGDLPNQLPSLRSLTIQNCEQLSCCVPRAPAITSLRIEGSNEVRIGELAPLLDILSITGKHQVESVMEAITQTKLTCLRSLSISGCSSHVLFPVGSIPASLQELTILDCKKLEFQMEGQHHSLHKLMIHNSCDSVPSFSLDSFPNLGRVEISKCEKMESLVVSRSLSCLPYLEIENCGSLKSLKTQWMASPQLEDLGLLGCPEIDLSATEDPHRSLRSLTISYCEKLLSGAASQFHGVTHLCIEGENESVKSLPKEGWLPATLESLKLIGITSVKMLECKGLAHLTSLQQLSIYCCFNLENIDGEKLPASLVRLIIDGSPLLGKRCEMKDPQVWPKISHIPAIQVGGRWIW, from the coding sequence ATGGCTGCAGAAGCTGTTTTGTCTTCCGTTCTTAGTGTTGTTTTTGACAGGATGTCCTCTCCTGAAGTTGTTAACTGGATCAAAGGGAAGAAACTTACTCAGAAGCTGATTGAAAGGTTGAAGACTAATCTTTATGCTGTTCAAGCCTTTCTCATCGATGCTGAGCAGAAGCAGATCAAGGAGAGACCTGTCAAGGACTGGCTTGATAGTCTCAAACATGCCATGTATCTTGCTGATGACTTGCTTGATGAAGTCTTCACCAAAGCTGCCACTCAGAAGGATCCAGGTACCTTCCTCTCTCGTTTTCTCAATTTGCAAGATAGGGATGTAGCAAACAGGATGGAGGAAGTCATTGATAGGATAGAGTCTCTTGTGATTCAAAAAGACACTCTTGGTCTCAGAGAGATTCCTAAGGAGAACATGTCATGGAGGATCACTACATCTCTAGTTGAAACATCTGATGTATGTGGCAGGGAAGAAGACAAGGAGGCCATAGTAAAACTCTTGTTGGATGATAATGGTGATGATGATACTGGTGGTCATAGTGATGTATCTGTGATTCCCATTGTGGGCATGGGTGGGATAGGAAAGACTACTTTGGCCCAATTGGTTTATCAGGATGACAAAGTGAAGGAGAATTTTGATTTTCAAGCTTGGATTTGTGTGTCAGAAGAGTTTGATGTTTTCAAGGTTACGAAGACTATAATCGAGGCAATAACTTCAAGTTTTTGCAGCTTGACGGATTTGAATTTGCTTCAGCATGATTTAAAAGAAAAGTTGTCAAGGAAAAAGTTCTTTGTGGTCTTGGACGATGTATGGAGTGAAAGTTACGAAGATTGGGATAAACTTCTAAAACCTTTTCGAAATGGGGTCAAGGGAAGTAAAATTCTCATAACAACTAGAAGTAAAAGAGTGGCTTCTGTGGTGCAAACTGTTTCACCTTATGAACTGAGCTTATTGTCTGAGGAAGATTGTTGGTTGGTGTTTTCAAAACATGCACGTCTCTCAACTGGTTCTATGGAGAATCCAACCTTGAAAAAAGTTGGCAGAGATCTTGTAAAGAAGTGTGATGGATTGCCCTTGGCAGCTCAATCCCTTGGAGGCTTATTGCGTGGAAATTCTGATATCAAGTATTGGAATCATTTATTGAAGAGTGAGATCTGGGAACTCTCCGATGATAAGATAAAGGTTGTTCCTGCGTTAAGAATCAGTTATTACTATCTTCCTTCGAATTTAAAGGAGTGCTTTGTTTATTGTTCTTTATATCCCAAAGACTATGAATTTAGCAAAGATGAATTGATATTGTTATGGATGGCAGAGAATTTCTTGCAACCAGCAGGAAAAAAGACTCCAGAAGAAGTTGGTGATGAATATTTTGATGAATTGATTGCAAGATCATTTTTCCAACCTCATAAGATTCATGAAAACAAGTTTGTGATGCATGATCTCGTGCATGATTTGGCAATGATATTTGCTGGAGAATTCTATTTCAGAGCTGAAGAGCTTGAGAATGCAGTTGAGCTTGATATTAAAACTCGTCGTTTGTCACATAATGCCAAAGGCAATTATCCAATCTCAAAACTTTTGGGAGTTTGTGACCGAATAAAACACACAAGGACATTTCTTGGACTCAATTTGAATTCACAGATTCCATTTAACATGGAAAATGCACCTTGTATCTTGTTGTCAAAGTTGAAGTACCTGAGGGCTTTGTCGTTCAATTGCTTTCCTCTTGAGTCATTGCCTGATTCAATAGGCGAGTTGATTCATTTGCGTTACTTGGATTTGTCTTGGACCTACATCATGACATTGCCCGATACGCTTTGCAACTTGTACAATTTACAAACATTGAAGCTGGTTGGATGTCGGAAACTAAAAACCCTTCCTGTTAGCATGAAAGATCTTACAAACTTGCGTTACCTTGATATTAGCGGGACTGGTTTGCATGAGATGCCGGAAGGCATGAGCAAATTGACAAGTTTGCAGGTTTTAAGCAAGTATGTTGTCGGGAAGCGTGAAGGGAACAAGATTAATGAATTGGGAGCACTTGCAAATCTACACCAAACAATTTTCATTGACAAATTGGAAAATGTGGTCAATAGCAGCGAAGCATTGGAGGCAAGAATGTTTGATAAGGATGGCATTGAATGTTTGTTCTTGGAGTGGTCGCCAGATGAATATGAGAATACAGTTGATTCACAAATTGAAAGAGATATACTTGAAAAGTTACAACCTCATAGTAATTTGAAACAACTTCAAATTTGGGGTTACAGGGGTACAACATTTCCAGATTGGTTGGGACATTGTTCTTACCACAACATTACCCAAATAACACTGGGCGGTTTTTTTCCGGgttatttcaagaattgttgtaTGCTTCCTTCACTTGGACAGTTGCCCTCTTTGAAGCACCTGGAAATTTCAAAGTTTGAACGGCTTGCTATTGTGGGGGATGAGTTTTACCGAAATTATGAATCTTGTCTGGAGACTCCATTTCCAATGCTTGAAACTCTTAGATTTTACTCAATGTCTTGCTGGGAGGAATGGCGTTCATTGGAGTTCAATGCATTTCCTCGACTTAGGGAGCTTATCATATGGGATTGTCCCATGTTGAGAGGAGATTTGCCAAATCAACTACCATCTTTGCGGTCACTTACTATTCAGAATTGCGAGCAGCTCAGTTGTTGTGTTCCAAGAGCTCCTGCGATTACCTCTTTACGCATAGAAGGAAGCAATGAAGTGAGAATTGGGGAACTAGCTCCTTTGCTGGATATTCTATCAATTACGGGAAAACATCAAGTGGAGTCGGTGATGGAGGCCATTACGCAAACCAAACTCACTTGCCTCAGATCTTTATCCATCTCAGGTTGTTCATCCCACGTATTGTTTCCAGTTGGTAGTATTCCCGCATCCCTACAAGAGCTGACGATATTGGATTGCAAAAAATTAGAATTCCAAATGGAAGGCCAACACCACTCATTGCATAAACTAATGATACATAACAGCTGTGATTCGGTTCCATCCTTCTCCCTGGATTCTTTTCCAAATCTCGGGCGTGTTGAAATCAGCAAGTGTGAAAAGATGGAGTCTCTTGTGGTGTCACGCTCTCTTTCATGTCTCCCTTATTTAGAGATAGAGAATTGTGGGAGTTTGAAATCCCTCAAGACGCAATGGATGGCATCACCTCAGCTAGAAGATCTAGGATTACTTGGTTGCCCAGAGATTGATTTGTCTGCTACAGAGGATCCACACCGTAGCTTGAGATCTCTTACCATCAGCTACTGCGAGAAACTACTCAGCGGTGCAGCATCGCAATTTCATGGGGTTACTCATCTTTGTATTGAAGGTGAAAATGAGAGTGTGAAGTCTCTTCCAAAGGAAGGTTGGTTGCCTGCCACCCTTGAGTCTCTCAAACTGATCGGCATCACAAGTGTGAAGATGTTGGAATGCAAGGGACTTGCCCACCTCACCTCTCTCCAACAATTATCTATTTATTGTTGTTTCAATTTGGAGAACATTGACGGAGAAAAGCTGCCTGCCTCTCTAGTACGACTCATCATCGATGGAAGCCCTTTGTTGGGTAAACGGTGTGAGATGAAGGACCCGCAGGTTTGGCCCAAAATTTCCCACATCCCCGCCATTCAAGTTGGTGGAAGATGGATTTGGTAA